ACCCTGCGATGGGAGGATCAGATTTCCGACACCTGTCAGTCCATAAACCTGAGATTCAGAAGATCTGAGCAGCCTGGGTCTCTGCCTCTTCTACCAATGGGAGGGAGATGGAGATGTGAGCGCCCCCTGTGGGCAAGTCTGTGCTAAGGAACATTTTaatcctcattaaaaaaatggcagctgctgtcaagttgactgactcatggcaaccccaagcttgtcggagtagaactgagccGCACAGGGTTTTCAGTTTTCAGTGGAGCGTGTTAACCATTAGCACCATCCAGGACTTCCAGTCCTCTCATTAATCCAGTCCTGTGAGAGTTTACATCATAAATGGGAAAACCGGGTCTCAGCTGGAGTTGGAACCCAGGCCCCTACTCCTGTTTCAGGGCCCAGGCTCTGCCAACACTTGCAGCCCCCAGGTTTTCATCTGAGAGTATGGAGGAGTGCCTCAGCACCTGGCTCTTGAAGCCATTTCCCATAGCTGAAGGCTCAAAAGCTCCCATGGGACAGCCTGCCACCTAGCCTGCTGCTTTTTGCCCGTCACAGAACTGTGACTTTATCTGAACATTCAGAACCAGAATTCCCCTTCCACGAGCTTTCAGCTAACTCCAGATATCAGAAATTTGTTTTGCCATTCCTCTAAGGATTTGTTCCAGAGTGAAGACCCAGCTCAGTTCCGTTATCACTCACAGGTAGCCCAGCTCAGTCCTAACCTTGTCTCCACCTCTCTCAGACCCTCTCCCATCTAAAAGTGCATCAGGCACGACCAGGGTTGGTTCTCAAAAGGCCTTTGGGATGGAAAGGTGGGAGGGGGCAAGGTGGAAGAGAGAAAGTGAAGAGCTGGAGAGGGGGACATCCTGACACTGTCTCTGATATGTGGGACTGTCCTCTCCTCCTCACCCCCTACCTCTGCCTCTGAGGCACCTTGCATGTCCACACTGACACCAAGTCCCCAGCCCTTACCATCCCAAGAAAATCTACTGTAGACAAGTGTCTGAGAGGGATTCCGTAGGTATTACCTTAAGTCTGTTTTAATTTtatgctttaaaagaaaaatactcaCTTTAGCTCTTTGACCATTATTAGTTATAAATTACTTGGGACGCACTCCTTGGCTTTGTTGTGATGCCACAGTGGAAAACATCATTcaatccacagtgaacaactcaCAACTCCCTTTGACACCCAAGTGTTTGTCCTTGGGGTTTCCCTTTGCCTAGGATTCCATAGCTCCTCTTCCTTCCACACAGACTGAAGCCTTAgatcaaatgccacctcctctgtgaagcccTTCTTGACCACCACCCTCCAGACAAATTTTTTGCTCCATCCACTGTGCTCCCACGATTCTTATACATCTCCCTGTAAGAGCAAGTGTTCAACTGTATTCATATGATTTGTCTTCATCTACTCCCCACCAAAATATAAGTTCATCATAGAGCCTAGAATAGGACCCAGCCACAGGATAGTTGCTCAATAAATCCGTGATGGAAGAAGTAAAGAGAGCTGGAGGAaagggggaagaaggaagaagctgGGTGTACCGGGCTTCCTCTTTACCTTCGCGTGACTATTTTTTTCCAACTGTCCAATACATCGGCCACCATGGCCTCCTCCACTCTCTCCAGTTTGTCCTTGTCGGGAAGGATGAAGATGGCGGTGATGTTTCCCTTGTAAGGCATTTCCAGGACAGTGCAGGAGTGCTGGTCATCATGGCCAACCTTGTACATGCCCCCTCGGAACATCATGGGCACTTTCAAGGGCTTGTTTCCGTCTAGCATAAAGTCTTCTTCTTTGGTTACTTTTGGATCAAACTCATGTTGCCACCTGCCTTAGGATTGAAGAAGGACAATGTGACCATGAGTGTTGGAGGCAAAAGAGGTGACTGGACTGAGAAAACCACCAGGTTTGTTGGCTGTGCAGTATCAGGGAAGGTCCACAGGAATCCCGCCCCCATGTCATGCCCTGAAGGCTCCTGGTCTCAGGGCCTGGTTATCAGTTCTCAAGGAAATCAGGACTGAGATGGGAGCTGCAGGCTCCCTTTGCCTGGGTGGCCCTGAGGCTGAGACAGCCCTGGGATTGTCTTAGCAGAGGGGACTGGGTTACACTCAATAGGAACTCTTTGGGTCTGACCTGAGTAAAAATGCTACATTGTATTCTAAGTCATCCCCGGAAGGAGCCAGTCTCCCGTGGGGCTGAGAAAACTAAAGGAGCCGATTGCTCTTGAGAGCTTGCTGGGGATCCGTGAATACCCAAAGCTGGGCATCTGGGCCCTTCATTTTGACCTGCGGATGCTTTGATCTAAGTGAGCATAATCTCAGAGCTGATCCTTTTCCCTGATGATGTTCTTTGCTGAAAGAAATGGATACAAGAGCCCTGTCTTTCATCAAATTCACAATGAATATTTTCAGTAGACACAGCCAAACCAAATAAAACTGCACAATAAAAAATGGCATCTTGTTGGTAACATCAAAACCACAAGAACTGACCTGTAAAAAGATGGACTTAGTAGAAATAACTGACACAAAATAAACCTGGTAGCAACGAAAACTGCACATGATACCAGTTGGTTTGACTAAATATTTAAGGAATAATTAAACATTACAAAATATAGATCGGAAAAATTGGACAAGGCTAAATTGGAAGACCTGTGGTAGCAGAGGTCATGATGGGCAAAGTAtggtagagacacaaacaaaacgaaacaaaaacaacaaaaagtgaTCAAATTTTATGGTGAAATTTGCACAGAAAGCTACTGActccaataaaaataatttctaggCAGTTTAACTGCATTTTTGTATAAAACTGAGAAAGCAGTGTGTATGAGTCCCAGAGAGCCAAGAGGAAAGGGGTGAGAACTTTGCCTTCACCCTTACACTCTGTGCCCTTACACAGTGTTGGGGCCAACTGCCTGCGTTCACACCCTGGCTTTGCTGTTCTAGAAGTATGACATCAGACAAGTGTCTcaatctccctgagcctcagcaTCCTTATGTGGAGGGTGCGAATGATGATAGACTGCTGATCACAGGACTGCTGTAAGACTGAGTGGGATAAGGCAGTATATCTCAGCGAATGTGTACAGAGAGTGTTCAGGGAATGCTAGTCATCATCAGCATCGTCATTGTTGCTTTTGTGCCTGTTTTGATCTAGGGGATGAAGGAACTTTGGGAAATTCCAGATTCTCCCTTCTGTTCTGGGCAGACAGAAGTATCAGTCTACAAGTATCaccctttttttcttctctagccATTAGTCTCCCTCTGGATTTGGGGGGACCCGAGCTTTCAGATTCAGAGCCATGTTGCTGGAAGCTCACAGTGATCTTGGCTGGCCTGAGGGGTATTGGACTCTGattctcgtgtgtgtgtgtgtgtgtgtggtggtggagGATGAATCTTGGAATCTGGAACATGCTTCCATCTTATTTTCAATCTCTCAGACTCAGACTTGAGGACTCTACAAACAAAGTCTGATAAACAGACCAAGTTTCCCACCACAGTGATCATCACCACAGCCATCACCATGCTAAGGGCTTACTTGGAGTGGTGGAAAGTGTGCAGCCGCAAGCCAAGAGAAGCGGGTTCTAGTCTTGACCTCATTAATTGGCTGTGTAACACTGAGTAAGTCAATTAATCTTTCTCTCTGAGTATCACTTTTATCACCTAAAAAGTGGGAATAAGAATATCACCTCAATCTCTACAACCAATATTGTGTTAGGACAATCAGTTATAATGGAACTGCAGATATAGAGGATAATTTGGACTTCACAAAGCTCCCTTTACAAAGAGAATCCCAATAACTGTCCTATGAGCTACGTATCATGACACTGGTTTTATAGACAAGAAAAATGGGGTTCTGAGAGATTAATTGCATACGagttcaaggtcacagagcaagcGAGTGGCCAACCCAGCTTTTTAATCTAAGTCTATTAATCATTTCATGCCGACATGTCCCAAGCCTTACCtagaaagaaaatagaatttacaAGAAGCATCACAGTGCCGGGATCTATATTCTTGATCAGGTTGTTTACATTCCCATGAGTTTTCCGACTCACATAGTCATTGATCTGCTTCTGAGCAGCTTCTAAGTTCCGGAAGTCAGTGGGAACAGGGTCCGCATTGTATAGGTTCTTGACATTTGCCAGAAACTTCCGCTGTATCTGCAGCCTCTCTTCTATGAACAGCACATTACTGAGGTTCAGCTTGATATCCTGGTCCCCCTGGTTCAGTCTCTGGATGAGGTAATGGAAGCCCTCGTGACGATCCTTGTCTGGCAGTTCAAAGAAGTTGAAGGCCTGCTTGATCTCATCCAGAGTAGAACCCTGGGCACCTAAGCTCAGCATGGAGAAGGCTGTGGAGATGCTCAAGGGGGAGAAGAAGATGTTTCTCCCAGGGCTCTTAGCGGCCAGCTTCTTGAAGAGCTGGAAGCCAAAGTCTGTGTTCCGCCTTGCAAGCTCTTGGGCTGCCCGCCTTCCCTTCCATGCTTGGGCCTGGTTCACAGCCACATGACTATTTGGAGAGAGGTGGTGCTGTGGAAAACCTTTCACGGCCAGTAGGCCAGCTAGAAGCAGGCCCAGACCCAGTGTGGAGTTCATTTTTCCTTGGAAATTGTTCTGTTGAAAAGTAGACTGGAAATTAGAAAACAAACGAAACACGAGCTCTATTGCCCCAATCTTTTCCACAAGGAAGACTGGACGGAAAAACTAATGCAATGACCAGTGTGCTGTGCACGGTGGTTTATAagtactttcacatgcatatagcATTTAACCTATAAAAATCACCCATGGGATGAGAAATGATTGTCCCTGTTTCATAAGTGAGAAGCCTGACTATAGGAAACAGCTCTTGTTTGTGTTCCTCCCCTTCTTATAGTAACAGTACCTTGATTCTTTTGAGAAACTGCCCCTCTCTACTCTATGGGGCCATGATGAGAATACCCCACAGTGTGCACATGTGACTCAGGCCAGACCATCATAATAGTCCATCCCATTGCCACATGGATTGGTTAAggaatgatagatagatagatagtgaGACCAAAATCATTTCCATCAGTATCTTTCTCAGGGAATGCAAAGCCCTCTCAACTCTGGGTGACTGGCTTAATGACATAATCATGATGTTAAATATGGCCGTGATTTCCACATGTAAACAAGAGAAGTGAGATAGAGATGGAAAGAGAGAAATGGAGACACACATCTGATGACATTGTTGGAGTCCCTGGATCCAGGTGTACCTGAAGtccattcttctctgtttttccACATTATATGAACCAATAAATTTTACAATTGGTTagtttgagtttggtttgtttaccTACAGCCAAAAGAATTCTGACCAAATTGCAGAAATTAAGCCATTTGTCTAAGATCGCATGGTCTGTTAGTGACAAATATCCACTCTAGGAGAACCCAGGTCTTGGGTAAATCTCCTTCCCTACATCCTTTCCAGGGAAGAGAAGGGAATGGTGTCTTGGGGAGGAAAGTGCAAGGCTGCCTGGCTCCATGACTGCTGCTCCTTCCATCAACCTCCCATTTTTGACACCACTCACAGGACTGAGATTTGGGGAACAAGAATTTTATCTTCCACTTTCCCTTAACCTCTAGCCATAATGCCTCACAGAGCTTCCGAATGTATGatacttgtcttagttacctcgtgctgctgtaacagaaataccacaagtgggtgacattaaagagcagagatttattttctcatcgtTCGGAGTCTctaagtccaaatcagggtctcggccaTACTAGTTCCTTCCTTGCAGGAAGTTCCAAgccttcctcagttccttggctgTAGATGATCCACGTagcatctgtcttctcccttgtttgcgtgtgtgtctgtgtctagaCTGCTCGTTATACAATTCataagtgattaagtttaggctCCACCcaacactggtatggcctcaactgattgattgattatattacattTGTTTGCATTATGGAATGTGATTACAtcatattacattaaaaaaaaaaaaggtattactTTATATCAGATTACATCCACTGGCATTGGGATTAGAATTCTAACACATCTTTTTTGGAagtggggggggggcacaattcaatccataacagtattcCAAAAAGCTTATTGATTTCTCTAGTTGGGCATACTACTATCGATGATTTTACACCAGTTTACATATAAAATAGAGGCAGATTTCATTGATTGGTTTCTGGTATGccacttattatttttttcccttgtagTTTACATCTACTTGAATGTGCAATCCGTGGGGAATAGTGAACTCCTCATCAGCAAGGGCTTTTCATGGTTGTCTTAGGTGGGGTTCCCTAGAAGCAGGGCCTGAGACAAGGATTCAGCTGTATATTGTGTATTCAGGGAGAGCTTGCAGGAGGAACCTGTAGGGAAGTGAGGGAAGCAGGGCAGGAATAGGAAAGGGACCAAGCAAGGATGTGGTCTCAGGTCAGATCTAGCCTTAATTGGGTCTATAGAGGGAGGGTCTGGAGCACAGACCACATGGAGGAATCGAGCATTTGAGGCAAGAGGTCTGGCCTTTTGGACCAAATCGCTCAGTCATTAGATGTGATTTGCCCCCAGGGCACAAGGGGTGAGGTATAACTTTCTGGAACAATTAGCTCCTGCCAGTCAAGGGCAATTTTCTGGATAAGTGGAGCAGCTCTCatagctttgtgtgtgtgtgtacttgtgtgtgtgtgtgtatgtgtgtatggggGAGTGTATGTCACCAGCGAAGGGGAACTGGGCAGGGCACAAACTGATTATGTTCTTGTGTTTGAAACTATTAATAAATGCTATGAGTTGCTTCCCAAGCATCCATTCTGCCTTCCACCTTTGTAACGGaatgccatttcttttttttcgtATGTCTACCTCTCTCCTAGGCAGCTTTGACACCTTCTATAGAACTGGTATTTTGGGGGACAAGAATTTCATCTTCCGCTCTTCCATAATCTCTAGCCGTAATGCCACACAGAGATGTCAAATGCATGAGAGGATTCTATCACTGAGTGGTGTGGGGTAATCTCAACTCCCTTGCTAGTGACCGGACTAATCCAATTAGTGCATGGTGAGTTTCTGCCCTCATGGTTGTTCAATGAGGGTCATGTAACTTAAGTGGTCCAAAGAAGGTGAATTTCAGGACTGTCTGTTGAAATGTAGgggtgtggtgcagtgaattgctTTAATATGGTACTTCTAACCATGGTCTTGTGActtccacaaaatgattgggtaggactatgcaaataaggaacTTCTGGTCCACCAAGAGGATTGGACACTTTttctaatgcaaataaggtgcatggaatccTTGTGGGGGTGGAACTATGCATATAAGGTGCATGAAATCCttgtaggggattggtcagttttgccatccccttAGGCTTAAAGGTTGGAGGGGGgtacctcactaccaccaagaagaagagctcgGAGTAGattatgtcctttggacccagggtccctgtgttgagaacctcctaggcccAGGACAGAGACCTGTAACACCAAAGATGGCACAAAATGGCTAGAAGTGGAGACAAGCACAGCAGAGTCCAGCAGCAGACAAAGGGCAGTGGCATGGGACTGGCAGTGAGACAGCTGAGTGCCATTAggaaggaggcttcctggcagagtggggtacccCTGGGCACTTATTGCTGGAACTAAAGAGTTTtgttaacacttgcccaagcaagcCAGAGGTCAGGCCAAGAGCGAGAGCCGAGGGCCAAGGGCCGAGAGCCAAGAATGAGGTCTGAGGGTGGAGGGCCAAGAAcaggggctgagggctgagagaGAGGCCTGTCTGCAGGCACAGCAgaaaagaagctgtcctgaccaaagcagtgcatcctgagttgttcctgttacctcCAAGTTGACCCTGATTCTGAATTTTAACCTGTTAAACCCACTTTACTTTCCTACAATtctcataattgtgagtatggtctatgagctttgtgtggccattgcaatgaattatcaaacccagcagagaagtaaagagtgctggGGGAGGGACGTCTGGTGTGTGTCTGACCTCTtcttcataggaaccagctttggaCTGCTGCTGATGTTTATGCTCCTCTCTCAGCCTGAACTGGGACAAGGCCTGATGCCACTCCATTTTTACATGGAGTGCTGCCCTCTCTCTTCTTCTGGATGTCTTtggtagaaagatgtgatagCCCATTCTACCATGGCCAATTTGCCCCATAAGGACAAAGCCAGAACACAAAAACAGTACACCCAAGGGAATTTCAGAGAAAGTGGAGGTGGAGCCACAGATGAAGCTGACCCAGGAGCCCACCTTTCCTCTCTATTTCCAATGGTGTTAGCATGAGTTCCATGATCAGTTACTTGCAGCCCAAAGCACCCTAACAGATATGagtacactagaaaaaaaaaagaaaaagccaggaCTAAGCAGTCAGGAGTTCTGGGCTCTGATTTCACCCTTCATAGCTGTGTAACATTGTGGAAATCactttccctctctgagcctAGGTGATGTCTAAGTATCTTCTGCTCttaaatgactgatttttcaagtaaaaattaaaaatagtgaGGAACAAGGGCTCTAGGGGTTGTCTGAAACAGGTTAATGAGGAGAAGATTTTAAAACccctaaggatttttttttttaaggatgtctCAGGTAAAGGACAGAAAATAGACCATGGAATGCATTCAGCCTTGTAGGTGAGTGCAATGGACTGTTTACGAAGGCTGTTTGGATTAAAAATAGAAGCTTCTTTTATTCAGAGTTGATTGCTGCATATGTGTGGGCTATTCCCCAGTGCCTAGGAGTGGAGCAGCTAAGACAGGTTACTTAAGGAGCTGAGAGAGCATTCTTAGCAGTGGCTTTGCCAGCCAGACCTGGGACGTAACACAGTTGAGCAACCTGCCAGGAGCTAGGAGTGTGAGTCAGGGGTAGGGCAGGGCAGAGCCGGCAGGGAGGGGATCCACCCTGCTCCATCCCATAACTTTCTGGCCCATACGCACAATTTTACAGTGATGTTCAGTCAATAACCTCTCAGAGTATTTTCTACATTGCTGAATTTCAGGAAAGAGAGCTGCGTAAAGAATTAGAAGACTGGATATTGGTTTTCTCCCACTTATGTATTTGTTAGGTGGCACTGAGCAAGAATAAATCTCTTAAACTTTCAGAGTCTCAGTATCTTCATCTATTGCTGTTGTCGTtgctagctgccgttgagttggaccctgactcatggtgaccctatgcacaacggaaggaAATGCCGCCCAGTCCTATGCATCCCCATGGTCGGTTGCAAATCAGACcatggtgatccatagggtttccattggttgattgtcagaagtagatcaccaggcttttcttccttgtcCACCTTAatcaaagctccactgaaacctgctcagcttCGTAgaaacacccaagcctccacagacaggtgggtggtggctacacttgAGGGGCATCGGCTGGGAGTGGAACCTGGgcttcccacatggaaggtaagaactctaccattgaaccaccacagCCCTCTTCTTCACCTGGTAAGTGGGTGACAAAATCCAGATTTCTCTCCCACTAGATGCTGCAAATCAGctgcctgcccccaccccccctgGACACAGCCCCAGTCTCAGTTTCCTCGTGACTCTGCAGACCTGTGTCACCGAAGTCCCTGTAGACCTTCTGCTCAGCCCCAGCCCAATGCCTGCATCCTAGCCTTTCTCCCCCAAAACGGCCCACACCAGCCCCATTTCTTGGACTTTCAATCTGGTGGGCATCACAGGCCTTCAACTAACCCAAATTTGTCAGATGGGTGCCAGTCCCAGGTGACTgggtagccttttttttttttttaattccatcaatTAAAATAGCTGGGTGACTAGTTGTTTCCCCATAAATTGATAGGCTGTTCTCCTGAGTTGAGCAATTCTTTGTTCGTTTCTAGtttggaggtgtgtgtgtgtgtgtggtttttacCAGTATAACCACGTAAAATAAAGAAGGAGATATAAACTCAACCCTGTAGGGTATACATGGGGTAGACAAAGCTATATgcagtatttcatttcttctctgaATATTCTGGTCCCATAT
The window above is part of the Loxodonta africana isolate mLoxAfr1 chromosome 10, mLoxAfr1.hap2, whole genome shotgun sequence genome. Proteins encoded here:
- the SERPINA12 gene encoding serpin A12 — its product is MNSTLGLGLLLAGLLAVKGFPQHHLSPNSHVAVNQAQAWKGRRAAQELARRNTDFGFQLFKKLAAKSPGRNIFFSPLSISTAFSMLSLGAQGSTLDEIKQAFNFFELPDKDRHEGFHYLIQRLNQGDQDIKLNLSNVLFIEERLQIQRKFLANVKNLYNADPVPTDFRNLEAAQKQINDYVSRKTHGNVNNLIKNIDPGTVMLLVNSIFFLGRWQHEFDPKVTKEEDFMLDGNKPLKVPMMFRGGMYKVGHDDQHSCTVLEMPYKGNITAIFILPDKDKLERVEEAMVADVLDSWKKIVTRRVVDVSVPRFSITGTYNLKDILSHLGISKIFEENGDLTRISPHRSLKVGEVFHKAKLKMDEKGTEAAAGTAAETLPMEKPVEVKLNRTFLMIIQEENTDSMLFLAKIANPNGT